In the Oncorhynchus keta strain PuntledgeMale-10-30-2019 chromosome 14, Oket_V2, whole genome shotgun sequence genome, one interval contains:
- the LOC127907426 gene encoding uncharacterized protein LOC127907426: MHVFELQPTSRYSPSQPTSRYSPSQPSSRYSPSQPPNPTKPPSLYPPSQPTSRYSPSQPPNPTKPPSPYPPSQPTSRYFPSQPSSRYSPSQPTSRYSPASPPAGIPPASHQPVFPQPATQPNQASQSVSPSQPTSRYSPSQPTSRYSPSQPTSQYSPASPPASIPPASPPAGIPQPAHQPVFPSQPQPPAKYSPSQPTSQPPNPTKPPSIPQPAHQPVFPQPATQPNQASQSVFPQPAPQLVSPQPASHPTQPVSPEPTPKPPSLYPPSQPTCLYPHNQPPSWYPRSQPPNLYLQSQLISLYPHSQLINLYPHIQLISLYPHSQPISLQPISLYPRSQPPNLYLQSQLISLYPPSQPISLYPPSQPVSLYPPSQPVSLYPPASPSACIPQPARQPVSPQPARQPVSPSQPVSLYPPVSPSACIPPASPSACIPPASPSACIPSACLPVCIAPASPPACIPTTSPPVGIPAASPPARIPPASPTACISTASHPTCISTASPSASIPSLPPSACISSLPPQPVSLSQPVSLYPPACPSACIPQPGHQYPPASPQPVSPSQPISLYLHNQPQPVSPQPAHQPVSPSQPHSLYLHSQPISLFLHSQPISLFLHSLPISLFLHSHPLSLYPVTASPPACISTASPSACFPSQTISLFLHSQPRPQPVSPQPAHQPVSPSQPIRLFLHSQPISLFPSTASPSACSLHSQPISLFPTASPISLFLHSQPISLYPPANPISLYPPACSQLDHQPVSPQPTPRPPSLYPPSQPISLYPSSQPISLYPSSQPISLYPSSQPISLYPSSQPISLQPISLYPPSQPISLYPSSQPISLYPPASPSALDGASQESQ, from the exons ATGCACGTCTTTGAACT CCAGCCCACCAGCCGGTATTCCCCCAGCCAGCCCACCAGCCGGTATTCCCCCAGCCAGCCCTCCAGCCGGTATTCCCccagccagccacccaacccaaccaagcctCCCAGTCTGTATCCCCCCAGCCAGCCCACCAGCCGGTATTCCCccagccagccacccaacccaaccaagcccCCCAGTCCGTATCCCCCCAGCCAGCCCACCAGCCGGTATTTCCCCAGCCAGCCCTCCAGCCGGTATTCCCCCAGCCAGCCCACCAGCCGGTATTCCCCAGCCAGCCCACCAGCCGGTATTCCCCCAGCCAGCCACCAGCCGGTATTCCCccagccagccacccaacccaaccaagcctCCCAGTCTGTATCCCCCAGCCAGCCCACCAGCCGGTATTCCCCCAGCCAGCCCACCAGCCGGTATTCCCCCAGCCAGCCCACCAGCCAGTATTCCCCAGCCAGCCCACCAGCCAGTATTCCCCCAGCCAGCCCTCCAGCCGGTATTCCCCAGCCAGCCCACCAGCCGGTATTCCCCAGCCAGCCCCAGCCACCAGCCAAGTATTCCCCCAGCCAGCCCAccagccagccacccaacccaaccaagcctCCCAGTATTCCCCAGCCAGCCCACCAGCCGGTATTCCCccagccagccacccaacccaaccaagcctCCCAGTCTGTATTCCCCCAGCCAGCTCCACAGCTTGTATccccacagccagccagccacccaacccAACCTGTATCCCCAGAGCCAACCCCAAAGCCTCCCAGTCTGTATCCCCCCAGCCAGCCCACCTGCCTGTATCCCCACAACCAGCCCCCCAGTTGGTATCCCCGCAGCCAGCCACCCAACCTGTATCTCCAAAGCCAGCTCATCAGCCTGTATCCCCACAGCCAGCTCATCAACCTGTATCCCCACATCCAGCTCATCAGCCTGTATCCCCACAGCCAGCCCATCAGCCT CCAGCCCATCAGCTTGTATCCCCGCAGCCAGCCACCCAACCTGTATCTCCAAAGCCAGCTCATCAGCCTGTATCCCCCCAGCCAGCCCATCAGCCTGTATCCCCCCAGCCAGCCCGTCAGCCTGTATCCCCCCAGCCAGCCCGTCAGCCTGTATCCCCCAGCCAGCCCGTCAGCCTGTATCCCCCAGCCAGCCCGTCAGCCTGTATCCCCTCAGCCAGCCCGTCAGCCTGTATCCCCCAGCCAGCCCGTCAGCCTGTATCCCCCAGTCAGCCCGTCAGCCTGTATCCCCCCAGCCAGCCCGTCAGCCTGTATCCCCCCAGCCAGCCCATCAGCCTGCATCCCCTCAGCCTGCCTCCCAGTCTGTATCGCCCCAGCCAGCCCACCTGCCTGTATCCCCACAACCAGCCCCCCAGTCGGCATCCCCGCAGCCAGCCCACCAGCCAGGATCCCCCCAGCCAGCCCCACAGCTTGTATCTCCACAGCCAGCCACCCAACCTGTATCTCCACAGCCAGCCCATCAGCCTCTATCCCCAGCCTGCCCCCCTCAGCCTGTATCTCCAGCCTGCCCCCTCAGCCTGTATCCCTCAGCCAGCCCGTCAGCCTGTATCCCCCAGCCTGCCCATCAGCCTGTATCCCCCAGCCAGGCCATCAGTATCCCCCAGCCAGCCCCCAGCCTGTATCCCCCAGCCAGCCCATCAGCCTGTATCTCCACAACCAGCCCCAGCCTGTTTCCCCACAGCCAGCCCACCAGCCTGTTTCCCCCAGCCAGCCCCACAGCCTGTATCTCCACAGCCAGCCCATCAGCCTGTTTCTCCACAGCCAGCCCATCAGCCTGTTTCTCCACAGCCTGCCCATCAGCCTGTTTCTCCACAGCCATCCCCTCAGCCTGTATCCTGTCACAGCCAGCCCGCCAGCCTGTATCTCCACAGCCAGCCCATCAGCCTGTTTCCCCAGCCAGACCATCAGCCTGTTTCTCCACAGCCAGCCCAGGCCTCAGCCTGTATCCCCACAGCCAGCCCATCAGCCTGTATCTCCCAGCCAGCCCATCAGACTGTTTCTCCACAGCCAGCCCATCAGCCTGTTTCCCTCCACAGCCAGCCCATCAGCCTGTTCCCTCCACAGCCAGCCCATCAGCCTGTTTCCCACAGCCAGCCCCATCAGCCTGTTTCTCCACAGCCAGCCCATCAGCCTGTATCCCCCAGCCAACCCCATCAGCCTGTATCCCCCAGCCTGTAGCCAGCTAGACCACCAGCCTGTATCTCCACAGCCAACCCCCAGGCCTCCCAGTCTGTATCCCCCCAGCCAGCCCATCAGCCTGTATCCCTCCAGCCAGCCCATCAGCCTGTATCCCTCCAGCCAGCCCATCAGCCTGTATCCCTCCAGCCAGCCCATCAGCCTGTATCCCTCCAGCCAGCCCATCAGCCT CCAGCCCATCAGCCTGTATCCCCCCAGCCAGCCCATCAGCCTGTATCCCTCCAGCCAGCCCATCAGCCTGTATCCCCCAGCCAGCCCATCAGCCT TGGACGGAGCATCACAAGAGTCTCAGTAA